In the Mycolicibacter sp. MU0102 genome, one interval contains:
- a CDS encoding glycosyltransferase family 2 protein: protein MSEALPVVTVTYSPGWHLDRFLASLSLATDRPVRVVMADNGSTDGSPEEAAERYPNVQLLHTGSNLGYGGAVNAGVALLDAEGGERSEFLIVANPDVQWGPGSIEALLDAAARWPQAATLGPLIREPDGSVYPSARHLPSLIRGGMHAVVGPVWPNNPWTRAYRQERLEPSERAVGWLSGACLLVRRAAFDAIGGFDERYFLYMEDVDLGDRLAKAGWLNVYVPSSEVLHQKGHATGKDPARNLAAHHRSTYTYLADRHTGWWRAPLRWSMRGALAVRSHLAVRNARRTLTKGHP from the coding sequence GTGAGTGAGGCGCTACCGGTGGTGACGGTGACCTATTCGCCGGGGTGGCATCTGGACCGCTTCCTGGCATCGCTGTCGCTGGCGACCGATCGTCCGGTGCGGGTGGTGATGGCCGACAACGGATCCACCGACGGATCGCCGGAGGAAGCCGCGGAGCGCTATCCCAACGTCCAGTTGCTGCACACCGGGTCCAACCTGGGCTACGGCGGAGCGGTCAATGCCGGGGTGGCGCTGCTGGACGCCGAGGGCGGCGAGCGCAGCGAATTTCTCATCGTGGCCAACCCCGACGTGCAGTGGGGTCCGGGCAGTATCGAAGCCCTGCTGGACGCGGCCGCCCGCTGGCCTCAGGCGGCGACGCTGGGTCCGCTGATCCGGGAGCCGGACGGCTCGGTGTATCCCTCGGCGCGCCACCTGCCCAGCCTGATCCGCGGCGGCATGCACGCCGTGGTCGGCCCGGTGTGGCCCAACAATCCCTGGACCCGCGCTTACCGGCAGGAACGGCTGGAGCCCAGCGAGCGGGCGGTCGGGTGGCTCTCGGGCGCGTGCCTGCTGGTGCGCCGGGCCGCGTTCGACGCGATCGGCGGCTTCGACGAGCGCTACTTCCTCTATATGGAGGACGTCGACCTGGGGGACCGGCTGGCCAAGGCCGGATGGCTCAACGTTTATGTGCCGTCGTCCGAGGTGTTGCACCAGAAGGGCCACGCCACCGGCAAGGACCCCGCGCGCAACCTGGCCGCGCACCACCGCAGCACCTATACCTACCTCGCCGACCGGCACACCGGCTGGTGGCGGGCCCCGCTGCGCTGGAGCATGCGGGGCGCGCTGGCGGTGCGCTCACACTTGGCGGTGCGCAACGCCCGCCGCACATTGACGAAGGGACACCCGTGA
- the rfbD gene encoding dTDP-4-dehydrorhamnose reductase gives MRIVITGAGGQVGTFLASRAAEAGHDVLALTSAQCDITDAAAVDAVDLRAGDVLINCAAYTQVDAAETDAERAHAVNAAGPGHLAAACARAGARLIHISTDYVFDGDFGGAPPRPYEPGDATRPLSVYGATKLAGENAVLAASPDALVVRTAWVYTGAAGGSDFAAVMRKRAAGDGEVEVVDDQIGSPTYVGDLVDALLALAAAPPRARVLHAANAGAASRYEQARAVFAAVGADPDRVRPVSSAAHPRPAARPGYSALSGAESARAGLAPLRRWSDALSAALAR, from the coding sequence ATGCGGATCGTGATCACCGGCGCCGGCGGCCAAGTCGGCACTTTTCTGGCGTCCCGCGCCGCCGAGGCAGGCCATGACGTGCTGGCCCTGACCTCAGCGCAGTGCGACATCACTGATGCCGCCGCGGTCGACGCCGTCGACTTGCGGGCCGGGGACGTGCTGATCAACTGTGCGGCCTACACCCAAGTCGACGCCGCCGAGACCGACGCCGAGCGTGCCCATGCCGTCAACGCCGCCGGGCCGGGCCACCTGGCGGCCGCCTGCGCGCGGGCCGGAGCCCGGCTGATCCACATCTCCACCGACTACGTCTTCGACGGCGACTTCGGCGGCGCCCCGCCGCGCCCGTACGAACCGGGTGATGCCACCCGGCCGCTGTCCGTCTACGGCGCCACCAAACTGGCCGGCGAGAACGCGGTGCTGGCGGCCTCTCCAGATGCTCTGGTGGTGCGCACCGCGTGGGTCTACACCGGCGCCGCCGGCGGCTCCGACTTCGCCGCGGTGATGCGGAAACGGGCCGCGGGCGATGGGGAGGTGGAGGTGGTCGACGATCAGATCGGTTCCCCGACCTATGTCGGCGATCTTGTCGATGCGCTGCTGGCATTGGCCGCCGCACCGCCGAGGGCCCGGGTGTTGCATGCCGCCAATGCCGGGGCAGCCAGCCGGTACGAACAGGCCCGCGCGGTGTTCGCCGCCGTCGGCGCCGATCCGGACCGGGTCCGGCCGGTCAGCAGTGCCGCGCATCCGCGCCCGGCGGCCCGGCCCGGCTACTCGGCGTTGTCGGGCGCCGAGTCGGCGCGCGCAGGCCTGGCACCGCTGCGCCGGTGGAGCGATGCACTGTCCGCCGCCTTGGCCAGATAA
- a CDS encoding LCP family protein, with translation MPAQRVVRVIATVAAFAIVLGTGVAWSQVRSFEDGIFHVSSLALGNGGSDGAVDILLVGMDSRTDAHGNPLTPEELTALRVGDDEATNTDTIILVRIPNNGKSATAISIPRDSYVAAPGLDKTKINGVYGATRLETADALVESGMDPIQAQARGTEAGREALIKTVADLTGVTVDHYAEIGLLGFALITDALGGVDVCLKEPVYEELSGADFPAGWQRLGGAQALSFVRQRHELPHGDLDRVRRQQTVMASLAHQVISGKTLSSPGTLSRLQAAVQRSVVLSAGWDVIDFVTKAQDLAAGKVAFATIPVLEEAGWSDDGMQSVVRVDPGQVADWVAGLLHDQDEGKTELLAYNPGETTASVLNDTDINGLAAAVSGVLNAKGFGTGSVGNNETGHVPTSQVQAASADDPGAHAVARDLGGLPVVSNESVPTGSVRVVLAGDYTGPGSGMGSGGSSAQAAGISSYDDDEAPQIPVASPILTAGSNDPQCVN, from the coding sequence ATGCCTGCGCAACGTGTGGTTCGTGTGATTGCCACGGTGGCAGCCTTCGCCATCGTCCTGGGCACCGGAGTGGCCTGGAGCCAAGTCCGGTCGTTCGAGGACGGCATATTCCACGTCTCCTCGCTGGCGCTGGGCAATGGCGGATCCGATGGCGCGGTCGACATTCTGCTGGTCGGGATGGACAGCCGCACCGACGCTCACGGCAATCCGCTGACGCCGGAAGAGCTGACCGCACTGCGCGTCGGCGACGACGAGGCCACCAACACCGACACGATCATCCTGGTCCGGATCCCCAACAACGGGAAGTCGGCCACCGCGATCTCGATCCCCCGCGACTCCTACGTGGCGGCACCCGGACTGGACAAGACCAAGATCAATGGCGTGTACGGGGCCACCCGGCTGGAGACCGCCGACGCGCTCGTCGAATCCGGGATGGACCCGATCCAGGCGCAGGCGCGCGGTACCGAGGCGGGCCGCGAGGCCCTGATCAAGACGGTGGCCGATCTGACCGGCGTCACGGTCGACCACTACGCCGAAATCGGACTGCTCGGGTTCGCGCTGATCACCGATGCCCTCGGCGGCGTGGACGTCTGCCTCAAGGAGCCGGTGTACGAGGAGCTCTCCGGCGCGGACTTCCCGGCCGGCTGGCAGCGACTCGGCGGCGCCCAGGCCCTGAGCTTCGTGCGGCAGCGCCACGAACTCCCGCATGGCGACCTGGACCGGGTCCGGCGCCAGCAGACGGTGATGGCGTCGCTGGCCCACCAGGTCATCTCCGGCAAGACCCTGTCCAGCCCCGGCACCCTGTCGCGGCTGCAGGCCGCGGTACAGCGGTCGGTGGTGCTCTCGGCCGGCTGGGACGTGATCGACTTCGTCACCAAGGCCCAAGACCTGGCCGCGGGCAAGGTGGCCTTCGCCACCATCCCGGTGCTCGAGGAAGCCGGCTGGAGCGACGACGGTATGCAGAGCGTGGTGCGCGTTGACCCCGGTCAGGTGGCCGACTGGGTGGCCGGACTGCTGCACGATCAGGACGAGGGCAAGACCGAGCTGCTGGCCTACAACCCGGGAGAGACCACCGCCAGCGTGCTCAACGACACCGACATCAACGGCCTGGCCGCCGCGGTCTCCGGGGTGCTCAACGCCAAGGGATTCGGCACCGGATCGGTCGGCAACAACGAGACCGGGCACGTGCCCACCAGTCAGGTGCAGGCCGCCTCGGCCGACGATCCCGGCGCACACGCGGTGGCCCGGGACCTGGGCGGATTGCCGGTGGTGTCCAACGAGTCGGTCCCGACCGGCTCGGTGCGCGTCGTGCTGGCAGGCGACTACACCGGGCCCGGATCGGGCATGGGCTCCGGCGGCAGCAGCGCGCAGGCGGCCGGCATCTCCAGCTACGACGACGACGAGGCGCCCCAAATCCCCGTTGCGTCACCGATTCTGACCGCGGGTTCCAACGACCCGCAGTGCGTGAACTAA